The genomic window GAAGTCGCGCACGCATGTCGACGTCCTGACGCGCGACTGCGACGTCTGGATCGACGACGACATGATCATCCGCAAAGGACGCTATCTGATCGAGAGGCTGGAGCTCTGATGCAGCGCGACTATCACAGCTGGTATTCGCATCGGCTCGGCCGCGAGATGGGAGTCGCGGTCTACGGCCACTGGGGCACGCCGCTGCTGGCTTTCCCTACGACCGGCGGCGACGAATGGGAGTACGAACGGCAGGACGTGATCGCGACGCTCAGCCGGTTCATCGACGCCGGGCGGGTCAAGGTGTTCTGCGTCAACACCAACCATCGCGACTCGTTCGGCAGCCACGCGCACCCGCGTCACCGCAGCTGGATGCAGGCCTGCTACGACGACTACATCGTCAGCGAAGTGGTGCCGTTCATCGGCAGCCACTGCCGGACCGACAGCGTCCCGATCTGGACCTTCGGCGCATCGCTCGGCGGCTACCACGCGGCCAATTCGCTCCTCAAGCACCCCGATCTCTTCAAGCGCTGTTTCGCGCTCTCGGGCGTCTACGACATGTCGCGCTTCATGGGCGGCGACTACGACGACAACTTCTACTTCAACAACCCGGTCGACTATGTGGCGAACCTGGCGGATCCCACGACGCTGTACCACCTGGCGGACTGCGATATCCATTTGGCCACCGGCAACGGCGCGTGGGAAAAGCCCGAGGAAGCCTACCGCCTGTCGCGGGTGCTCAGCGCGCGGGGCATCGCCCACCACCTCGACGACTGGGGACCGCAGGGCGGCCACGACTGGCCGTACTGGCGCCACATGATCTGGGAGT from Vicinamibacterales bacterium includes these protein-coding regions:
- a CDS encoding alpha/beta hydrolase-fold protein, which gives rise to MQRDYHSWYSHRLGREMGVAVYGHWGTPLLAFPTTGGDEWEYERQDVIATLSRFIDAGRVKVFCVNTNHRDSFGSHAHPRHRSWMQACYDDYIVSEVVPFIGSHCRTDSVPIWTFGASLGGYHAANSLLKHPDLFKRCFALSGVYDMSRFMGGDYDDNFYFNNPVDYVANLADPTTLYHLADCDIHLATGNGAWEKPEEAYRLSRVLSARGIAHHLDDWGPQGGHDWPYWRHMIWEYIANA